The segment AGAAGATATGGCTTCCAGCGCCTACGGGGCGGACGGCGTCAAGGAACTGCGGAGCCTCCGTGGTCGTCGGCGATTACCTCTACCGTGCGGCGATAACGGATTTCTTCGGCGGCGTTGAGGACGCCTTCGAACGTCTGGATCTGCGCGATGATGCGCCGGAACCGCGGCCCTCAGGCAGTGGCGGCTGCGATGGAGGCTTCGCCGCCGCAGCGCTGCTGGCCTGTGTCCCGTTGATTTTCGTAAGAAAGAAAAAGTAAGGCGGTATATTATGAGTCTGCTGAAAAAGTAGTTTGCACCTTAAGCATCACACTAAATACAGTGTTATTCTTGGTTGTGCTACATTGTATTTTGCGGCGTTTTTGAAGGAGCGCTCACTTTTTCAGTAGCCTCTATATTGGTCCAATTCCAATATTTTTTGACGTCTTAAAGAATAAAAACGGCTTTCAAGTACATCTTGGAAGCCGTTTTGTTATTATTAAAATATTACACAGCCATATTACGAAATTTGAAATTTACGGAACAGGAGGAGAACATACGGTAAGGACTTCTATCTCCTGTTTCAGCGGATTGGAAAATATAAAAGGTCTGGATGCGTTGTAGTAAATACTGTCCCCTGGATAAAGATCATATGTAACATCTTCGTACTTGAAGCGCAGAAGCCCCTTCACTACGATCATAAACTCTTCGCCTGGATGCGAAGAGAAGAAGGTGTCCATTTCAGGTAAAATTTTAATATATGTTGCCTGCATGATCTTATCCTTTGCGCTGCCCTGAAGCGGTTCGTAAACCATACACTTGTCATCGTGCCAAAGCTGCTTGCGGTCCGCTTTGCGCACGACGACGTCTTGGCTTATTTCTGTTTCAAAGAAATAGACGATGGATACGCCGTAAAACTGGGCCAGCTTTCTTAATGTTGAGATTGTCGGCTCTACCTTCC is part of the Cloacibacillus sp. genome and harbors:
- a CDS encoding XRE family transcriptional regulator, with the protein product MSHELLHQKIKSLRKERNLHLKDVGSGVGLSASYLSQIETGKVEPTISTLRKLAQFYGVSIVYFFETEISQDVVVRKADRKQLWHDDKCMVYEPLQGSAKDKIMQATYIKILPEMDTFFSSHPGEEFMIVVKGLLRFKYEDVTYDLYPGDSIYYNASRPFIFSNPLKQEIEVLTVCSPPVP